DNA sequence from the Acidobacteriota bacterium genome:
AATCAGCTAATTGAAAAGGGACCGCTTCGGCGGTCCCTTTTCTTTTTGGGCAGCAGGAATCGGCGAAGGACGACTGCTGACGCTGGAGGCAGCCGTCCTTCGGGTTTAGCGCGGGCTCACTGAGGCTGAACCTCGAGGGTGGCGAAGAGGGAGTAGGTCTCGCTGTCGACGCCCTCCGTTCCCCCTGCTCCTTTCGTCTCGGTCTCCGCTTCCAGCAGGTAATAGCCAGCTTCCGGCAGCGTCACCTCGAAGGTGCCCTGGGCATCGGTCTGGGCGCGGACCCGGTTGCGGTCGTTGCGGTGGCGGGTCCCCGCCCGGGTCAGCTGGATCTCGGTGCCCGCCGGCGCCGCCTGGCCGTCCAGGAGCAGGCGGAAACGCAGGCTCTCCCCCGCGAAGAGGTCGTTGGGATGGACGCCGGCGAGCTCCAGGCCCTGGCCGGAGAGCGCCGGCTTCGTTGGGGCGTTGCGGGTCACCCAGGTGACGATGCGGGTGTGAATGCGGCGGGTGGTGATGTCGACGGCGTCGTCCGGAATCTGCTCCGCCACCTGCTCCTTGGAGCCGAAGCCGCGGCCGCCCCGCTGGTCGCCGGGACGGCCCCAGAAAGTGAGCAACATCGGCTCCGAGGCCACCTCGACGGTGTAGGTGCCGTCCTGAGCCAGATCGACGTCGAAGACCGATTTGCGAGCGAAATGCTCGGGCACCGCAGAGGTGTCCACCGATCCGTCGGGCCGGGTGACGGTGGGCACCGCGCGGCTCAGCGGGCTGCGGCTCATGGTCGGGCCGCCGAAGGGGAAATCGGGATGGAAGATGTCGTTGGAAACGCTGAGGTCGAAGGTCACGCCCTGAGCTTCGTCTCCCGACAAGATCGTATGGCTGGGCTCGATCCAACGGCTGTGGGCGAAGGCCGAGGCGGTGAGCAGACAGGCGGCGGCAAGTACCAGGCCGCGGGCGGCCAGGGCCTGCCACGGGCGCCGGCGGGGAGGGGCGGACAACTCTATGGAGAAGAGGTTCGAGGCAATCATGGTGCGGACTCCTTCCGTGAAGCGGGGTTTCGAACTGTGATCGGGCCGAGCTCGCCATCGGCTTCGACCTCCGGGGTGGCGGCGGTGACCGTGCCTTCCTCCGACACCTCGATGGGCAGCTCTAAGTAGGATCGGCCGCCTTCCTCCCGTGACGCCTCGAAACGCACCACGTAGCGTCCAGCGGGCACCGCCGCGCCACGGTCGTCGAGGCCGTTCCAGTCCACCGTGTATTGGTTCGGGCGCCGGGTGGCGCCGCTGAAGCCGTCGACGCCTTTCTGCTCGGCGTCGTGTCCCTCGTAGCGGCCGTAGACCCGCCACCACTGGCGCAGATCTTTGAGCCAGGTGTCTTCCTCATACCAGAGCACCAGATTGCGCACGACGTTGCGTTCCGGTGTCTCGATCCAGACGGCGATGTAGGGGCGGTGGTAAGGGTGCGCTTGGATCTGCGGAATCGTCACCACCAGCTCCAGCGGCGGTGCTTCCACGGCGGGAGAGGCGGCATCGAGGGGGCCCGGTAGGATGGCGGCGATGGTCGCCGCCATCGCCAGGACGGGCAGCCAGCCCCAATGGGCCCTCGAGGGAGTCATTTTGACCATACTTGTCTCGCTTTCGGCTAAAAGACGTTCAGTGGGAGGGAACGAAGAGTAGGTAGACCAAGACGGGGGTGAGCAACCCCCAGAGAGCAGCCCACAGGCCGGGGCGCCGGATGCGCTTGTTCTGGAAGAGGAGAATCATCCCGGTGAGGGCGAAGATCAGCATCAGAACGCCGCTGCCGTCGATGATCCAGCTCCACACGGTGCCGGAGTGCCGCCCCTTGTGCAGATCGTTGAGGATGCCCACGGCGGAACCGTGCTGGCGCTCGACTTCCATCTCGCCGGCCGGCAGGTCGAAGAGCACCGTGGTGTAGCCCGCGGGCACGTCGTAGTTCACCACGACCTCCCCATATTCGACGTCGACGTCGATGGACGCCGGTGCGCCAAGGCCGAGACGGTTCTCCAGGACCTGGGAGAGCTCCCGGGTATCGGGGACCTCGCCGGCGGGCAGGAGGCGGCGTAGCTCCTCGCCCAGCGGCTGCCGATGGACGGTGATGCGCGGGTCGTCGTCGCCGTACCAGCCGTGATTGAGGAAGATGCCGGTGAGACAGAAGAAGGCGAGGAGGCCGAAGAGGGCCGTCGAGGTGTAGACGTGGAGCCAGCGGGAGATGCGGAAGAAGCGAGGGCCGAAGCGCGGCTTCTTCCTCCGCGGCTGCTTGCCGGACTCGGTGATGGTAGGGATCACCACGGGGATCCTCGGCGCGGCAGCGGTGTCCGGTTCACGGTCTTCGAGTCCGGAAGCTGCAGGTGCTGCAGCGGCGGTTTCAGTCTTCATCGTCTCCGTAGCCTTCCGGGGGCGGATCGTTGGTCAGCGGTTTGGGCTCTTGGCGGTCGTTTTGGCTTCTCGGCAGGTGGGAACGGCGTCCCTGGGCGACCAGCGAAGGTTGCCGGAAATCCAGAGCGTGCACCTTGACTTAG
Encoded proteins:
- a CDS encoding PepSY-associated TM helix domain-containing protein, coding for MKTETAAAAPAASGLEDREPDTAAAPRIPVVIPTITESGKQPRRKKPRFGPRFFRISRWLHVYTSTALFGLLAFFCLTGIFLNHGWYGDDDPRITVHRQPLGEELRRLLPAGEVPDTRELSQVLENRLGLGAPASIDVDVEYGEVVVNYDVPAGYTTVLFDLPAGEMEVERQHGSAVGILNDLHKGRHSGTVWSWIIDGSGVLMLIFALTGMILLFQNKRIRRPGLWAALWGLLTPVLVYLLFVPSH
- a CDS encoding DUF4198 domain-containing protein, translating into MIASNLFSIELSAPPRRRPWQALAARGLVLAAACLLTASAFAHSRWIEPSHTILSGDEAQGVTFDLSVSNDIFHPDFPFGGPTMSRSPLSRAVPTVTRPDGSVDTSAVPEHFARKSVFDVDLAQDGTYTVEVASEPMLLTFWGRPGDQRGGRGFGSKEQVAEQIPDDAVDITTRRIHTRIVTWVTRNAPTKPALSGQGLELAGVHPNDLFAGESLRFRLLLDGQAAPAGTEIQLTRAGTRHRNDRNRVRAQTDAQGTFEVTLPEAGYYLLEAETETKGAGGTEGVDSETYSLFATLEVQPQ
- a CDS encoding DUF2271 domain-containing protein, yielding MTPSRAHWGWLPVLAMAATIAAILPGPLDAASPAVEAPPLELVVTIPQIQAHPYHRPYIAVWIETPERNVVRNLVLWYEEDTWLKDLRQWWRVYGRYEGHDAEQKGVDGFSGATRRPNQYTVDWNGLDDRGAAVPAGRYVVRFEASREEGGRSYLELPIEVSEEGTVTAATPEVEADGELGPITVRNPASRKESAP